Proteins encoded together in one Microbacterium sp. ABRD28 window:
- the secA gene encoding preprotein translocase subunit SecA: MANPLEKLLRAGEGRILRQLQRIVKAVNALEEDYAQLTDEELRGETAELRARHEAGETLDQLLPEAFAAVREAAKRTLGQRHYDVQIMGGAALHLGNIAEMKTGEGKTLVATLPAYLNAIAGKGVHVITVNDFLASYQSELMGRIFRALGMTTGTIVSGQNPQVRREQYNADITYGTNNEFGFDYLRDNMAWRKEDLVQRGHFFAIVDEVDSILIDEARTPLIISGPSSGEANRWFTEFAKIARTLEPGVDYEIDEKKRTVGVLEPGIEKVEDYLGIDNLYESANTPLISFLNNSIKALALFKRDTDYVVMNDEVMIVDEHTGRILVGRRYNEGIHQAIEAKEGVPVKAENQTLATVTLQNYFRLYDKLSGMTGTAETEAAEFMSTYKLGVVPIPTNKPMVRKDQSDLVYKNEEAKFAQVVEDIVERHAKGQPVLVGTVSVEKSEYLSRLLAKKGVKHEVLNAKNHAREAEIVARAGRLGAVTVATNMAGRGTDIMLGGNAEFLAVQEMKAKGLDSLETPDEYEAEWDGVYEAVRERVSEEAAKVVETGGLYVLGTERHESRRIDNQLRGRSGRQGDPGESRFYLSLTDDLMRLFQSGAAEAIMARTNFPDDVAIESGMVSRAIKSAQSQVEARNAEIRKNVLKYDDVLNRQREAIYADRRHILQGDDIADRVQHFIEDAINAVIDDHTSSGHTESWDFDALWTELKTLYPVSVTIDEVVAEAGNKGRITPEVLKRELLSDAKIAYDNREESLGSPAMRELERRVVLQVLDRRWRDHLYEMDYLKDGIGLRAMAQRDPLIEYQREGYQMFQAMMGQIKEESVGYLYNLDVEVRRAGEGDQPAEVEAKGLGAVPVEGERLQYSAANDAGEVEVRNDRGQVQQAATNRIRQAAAAAAATAVAEPPQAEAPRGAFGQRTGADAGGGQSAAPQNRAERRAAGKKR; encoded by the coding sequence GTGGCCAATCCTCTCGAGAAACTGCTCCGCGCCGGCGAGGGCCGGATCCTGCGGCAGCTGCAGCGGATCGTGAAGGCGGTGAACGCGCTCGAAGAGGATTACGCGCAGCTGACCGACGAGGAGCTGCGCGGCGAGACCGCCGAACTGCGCGCCCGTCACGAGGCCGGCGAGACGCTGGACCAGCTGCTGCCCGAGGCCTTCGCCGCCGTGCGCGAAGCGGCCAAGCGCACGCTCGGTCAGCGGCACTACGACGTGCAGATCATGGGCGGCGCCGCCCTGCACCTCGGCAACATCGCCGAGATGAAGACCGGTGAGGGCAAGACGCTCGTGGCGACACTGCCCGCGTACCTCAACGCGATCGCCGGCAAGGGCGTCCACGTCATCACCGTCAACGACTTCCTCGCCAGCTACCAGTCCGAGCTCATGGGCCGCATCTTCCGGGCTCTCGGCATGACGACCGGCACGATCGTCTCGGGGCAGAACCCGCAGGTGCGCCGCGAGCAGTACAACGCCGACATCACGTACGGCACGAACAACGAGTTCGGCTTCGACTACCTGCGCGACAACATGGCGTGGCGCAAGGAAGACCTCGTCCAGCGCGGGCACTTCTTCGCCATCGTCGACGAGGTCGACTCGATCCTCATCGACGAGGCGCGCACTCCGCTCATCATCTCGGGTCCGTCCTCCGGCGAGGCCAACCGCTGGTTCACCGAGTTCGCCAAGATCGCACGGACGCTCGAACCCGGCGTCGACTACGAGATCGACGAGAAGAAGCGCACCGTCGGCGTGCTCGAGCCCGGCATCGAGAAGGTCGAGGACTACCTCGGCATCGACAACCTCTACGAGTCGGCCAACACTCCGCTGATCTCGTTCCTGAACAACTCCATCAAGGCGCTGGCCCTCTTCAAGCGCGACACCGATTACGTCGTCATGAACGACGAGGTCATGATCGTCGACGAGCACACCGGCCGCATCCTCGTCGGTCGTCGCTATAACGAGGGCATCCACCAGGCGATCGAGGCCAAGGAGGGCGTGCCGGTCAAGGCGGAGAACCAGACCCTCGCCACGGTGACGCTGCAGAACTACTTCCGCCTCTACGACAAGCTCTCGGGTATGACCGGCACCGCCGAGACCGAGGCCGCCGAGTTCATGTCGACCTACAAGCTCGGCGTCGTCCCCATCCCCACGAACAAGCCGATGGTCCGAAAAGACCAGTCCGACCTCGTCTACAAGAACGAGGAGGCGAAGTTCGCGCAGGTCGTCGAGGACATCGTCGAGCGTCACGCCAAGGGTCAGCCGGTGCTGGTCGGAACCGTCAGCGTCGAGAAGAGCGAGTACCTCTCCCGGCTTCTGGCCAAGAAGGGCGTCAAGCACGAGGTGCTCAACGCAAAGAACCACGCCCGTGAGGCCGAGATCGTCGCCCGCGCCGGGCGCCTGGGCGCCGTCACCGTCGCGACGAACATGGCCGGCCGCGGCACCGACATCATGCTCGGCGGGAACGCGGAGTTCCTCGCCGTGCAGGAGATGAAGGCCAAGGGCCTGGACTCGCTCGAGACCCCCGATGAGTACGAGGCGGAGTGGGACGGCGTCTACGAGGCCGTGCGCGAGCGCGTCTCGGAGGAGGCGGCGAAGGTCGTGGAGACCGGTGGCCTGTACGTGCTCGGCACCGAGCGGCACGAGTCCCGCCGCATCGACAACCAGCTGCGAGGTCGGTCGGGCCGCCAGGGCGACCCCGGCGAGAGCCGCTTCTACCTCTCGCTCACCGACGACCTCATGCGACTGTTCCAGTCGGGGGCGGCCGAGGCGATCATGGCACGGACCAACTTCCCCGACGACGTCGCGATCGAGTCGGGCATGGTCTCTCGCGCCATCAAGAGCGCCCAGTCGCAGGTCGAGGCGCGAAACGCCGAGATCCGAAAGAACGTGCTCAAGTACGACGACGTGCTGAACCGGCAGCGCGAGGCGATCTACGCCGACCGCCGCCACATCCTGCAGGGCGATGACATCGCCGACCGGGTGCAGCACTTCATCGAGGACGCGATCAACGCCGTCATCGACGACCACACCTCGTCGGGTCACACCGAGAGCTGGGACTTCGACGCCCTGTGGACCGAGCTGAAGACCCTCTACCCCGTGAGCGTCACGATCGACGAGGTCGTCGCCGAGGCCGGCAACAAGGGCCGCATCACTCCCGAGGTGCTCAAGCGCGAGCTGCTCTCCGACGCCAAGATCGCCTACGACAACCGCGAGGAGTCGCTCGGATCCCCGGCGATGCGTGAACTCGAGCGCCGCGTCGTGCTGCAGGTGCTCGACCGCCGTTGGCGCGACCACCTCTACGAGATGGACTACCTCAAGGACGGCATCGGCCTGCGGGCGATGGCCCAGCGCGACCCGCTGATCGAGTATCAGCGCGAGGGCTACCAGATGTTCCAGGCGATGATGGGCCAGATCAAGGAGGAGTCTGTCGGCTACCTCTACAACCTGGACGTCGAGGTGCGGCGTGCCGGCGAGGGCGACCAGCCCGCCGAGGTCGAGGCCAAGGGCCTGGGCGCGGTGCCCGTCGAGGGCGAGCGGCTGCAGTACTCCGCGGCCAACGACGCCGGTGAGGTCGAGGTGCGCAACGACCGCGGTCAGGTGCAGCAGGCCGCGACCAACCGCATCCGTCAGGCCGCGGCCGCGGCCGCGGCCACCGCCGTCGCCGAGCCGCCCCAGGCCGAAGCGCCCCGCGGCGCCTTCGGGCAGCGGACCGGAGCCGACGCCGGCGGCGGACAGAGTGCCGCCCCGCAGAATCGTGCGGAGCGTCGCGCGGCGGGTAAGAAGCGCTGA
- a CDS encoding pyridoxal phosphate-dependent aminotransferase, with the protein MTLLRPLDQSRKLRDVLYEIRGQALVEAQRLEAEGHNILKLNTGNPAAFGFEAPYQIVRDMIDAVPHAHGYSDSRGIMSARLAVVYRYEQTPGFPQVDPDDVYLGNGVSELITMTMQSLLDEGDEVLIPAPDYPLWTAMTSLGGGTPVHYRCDESAGWQPDLEDIRSKITERTKAIVVINPNNPTGAVYTREVLEGIADIAREHSLLLLADEIYDRIVFDGAEHIPMAAVAPDLLCLTFNGLSKTYRVAGYRSGWLVITGPKDHAAGFLEGITLLASTRLCPNVPAQHAVQAALSGIQSIDALIAPTGRLHEQRDAAWEGLEAIPGVTCVRPAGALYAFPRFDPEVYEIRDDAKLVYDFLVAEHVLLVQGTGFNWPTPDHVRIVTLPEARVLSEAIERLGNFLASYRQ; encoded by the coding sequence ATGACGCTCCTTCGCCCGCTCGACCAATCGCGCAAGCTCCGCGACGTTCTCTACGAGATCCGCGGTCAGGCACTGGTGGAGGCTCAGCGGCTGGAGGCCGAGGGTCACAACATCCTGAAGCTGAACACCGGCAACCCCGCGGCGTTCGGGTTCGAGGCGCCCTATCAGATCGTCCGCGACATGATCGATGCGGTGCCCCATGCCCACGGGTACAGCGACAGCCGCGGCATCATGTCCGCGCGGCTCGCGGTGGTGTACCGGTACGAGCAGACGCCCGGGTTCCCGCAGGTCGACCCCGACGACGTCTACCTCGGCAACGGTGTGTCCGAGCTCATCACGATGACCATGCAGTCGCTCCTCGACGAGGGCGACGAGGTGCTCATCCCCGCGCCCGACTACCCGCTGTGGACCGCGATGACGAGCCTCGGCGGCGGCACGCCGGTGCACTATCGCTGCGACGAGTCAGCGGGGTGGCAACCCGACCTCGAAGACATCCGCTCCAAGATCACCGAGCGTACGAAGGCGATCGTGGTGATCAACCCCAACAACCCCACCGGAGCGGTGTACACCCGCGAGGTGCTCGAGGGCATCGCCGACATCGCCCGAGAGCATTCGCTGCTGCTCCTGGCCGACGAGATCTACGACCGCATCGTCTTCGACGGCGCCGAGCACATCCCGATGGCCGCCGTCGCCCCCGATCTGCTGTGCCTCACCTTCAACGGGCTGAGCAAGACCTACCGGGTCGCGGGCTACCGGTCAGGATGGCTCGTGATCACCGGGCCGAAGGATCACGCCGCGGGCTTCCTCGAGGGCATCACCCTGCTCGCCTCGACGAGGCTCTGCCCCAACGTCCCCGCACAGCACGCCGTGCAGGCTGCGCTCTCGGGCATCCAGTCGATCGACGCGCTCATCGCGCCGACCGGCCGGCTGCACGAACAGCGGGATGCGGCCTGGGAGGGGCTGGAGGCCATTCCCGGGGTGACCTGCGTTCGGCCGGCGGGTGCGCTGTACGCCTTCCCGCGGTTCGATCCCGAGGTGTACGAGATCCGCGACGACGCGAAGCTCGTCTACGACTTCCTCGTCGCCGAGCACGTGCTCCTCGTGCAGGGGACGGGCTTCAACTGGCCGACGCCCGATCACGTGCGCATCGTCACGCTGCCCGAGGCACGGGTGCTCAGCGAGGCGATCGAGCGGCTCGGCAACTTCCTGGCGTCGTACCGCCAGTAG
- a CDS encoding Rv3235 family protein: protein MAPTPPAPARAPKPPTGARELSEYFAPQRTSTEALPDPQVFIENLTRGVLEVFAGVREVEQLARWLTEDAYRKLLTRANLAARARSARGVPAKRPVHQILSIRHSSPADGIIEGVVVVAGPARTRAVAVRLEGMDGRWRTTSLALL, encoded by the coding sequence ATGGCACCGACGCCGCCGGCACCGGCCCGCGCACCCAAACCACCCACGGGTGCGCGAGAGCTTTCGGAGTACTTCGCACCGCAGCGCACCTCGACCGAAGCGCTTCCGGATCCGCAGGTCTTCATCGAGAACCTCACCCGCGGCGTCCTCGAGGTCTTCGCCGGGGTGCGGGAGGTGGAGCAGCTCGCGCGCTGGCTGACGGAGGATGCGTATCGCAAGCTCCTCACGCGGGCCAACCTCGCCGCCCGCGCCCGGAGCGCCCGCGGGGTGCCGGCCAAGCGGCCGGTGCACCAGATCCTCAGCATCCGGCACTCCTCCCCCGCCGACGGCATCATCGAGGGCGTCGTGGTGGTCGCGGGCCCGGCCCGCACCCGGGCCGTGGCAGTGCGACTGGAGGGCATGGACGGTCGCTGGCGCACGACCTCGCTCGCCCTGCTCTGA
- a CDS encoding helix-turn-helix domain-containing protein has translation MPESPSADVRMLAPAQVAEVLGVSVDEVIALVHERRLRGARVGSPARWRVEEKSVTDYLDDQAEEARRIALWHQSQEASFPELWGTGFVRNPD, from the coding sequence ATGCCCGAATCCCCGTCCGCCGACGTGCGCATGCTGGCGCCCGCCCAGGTCGCCGAAGTGCTGGGCGTCTCGGTGGACGAGGTGATCGCGCTCGTCCATGAGCGCCGACTCCGCGGAGCGCGGGTCGGATCCCCCGCCCGCTGGCGCGTGGAGGAGAAGAGCGTGACCGACTACCTCGACGATCAGGCCGAGGAGGCCCGGCGGATCGCCCTCTGGCATCAGTCCCAGGAAGCCAGCTTCCCGGAGCTGTGGGGTACCGGTTTCGTCCGCAACCCCGACTGA
- a CDS encoding flagella basal body P-ring formation protein FlgA has protein sequence MTAVDTGRRHRAFWADARFLLGILLIVASVAGVWFVVSAARQTVPVVVAARTIVSGEVVSTDDVRVEEVALGAIEGSYLDPTSWEGSLEEGMVASRTIASDELVPRSAVESADAVRTTTVVLRSSVDVPAAVEAGSVVEVWAAPLVEPGTYDVPRILVADATVASVARDDSMIGGGAAALEIVIPRADVAVVLAAMSDESALSVVPAVGGAR, from the coding sequence ATGACCGCTGTGGATACCGGCCGCCGCCACCGCGCCTTCTGGGCCGACGCACGCTTCCTCCTCGGCATCCTGCTCATCGTGGCCTCGGTGGCCGGCGTCTGGTTCGTCGTTTCGGCGGCGCGGCAGACGGTACCCGTCGTCGTCGCCGCCCGCACGATCGTGTCGGGCGAGGTCGTCTCGACCGATGATGTGCGGGTCGAAGAGGTGGCTCTCGGCGCGATCGAGGGGTCGTACCTTGATCCCACGTCCTGGGAAGGCTCGCTGGAGGAGGGGATGGTGGCCTCCCGCACCATCGCCTCCGACGAACTGGTGCCGCGCAGCGCCGTCGAGTCCGCCGACGCGGTGCGCACCACCACCGTCGTCCTCCGCAGCTCCGTCGACGTCCCGGCGGCGGTCGAGGCGGGATCGGTGGTGGAGGTGTGGGCCGCTCCGCTCGTGGAACCGGGCACCTACGATGTGCCGCGGATCCTCGTGGCAGATGCCACGGTGGCCTCCGTCGCGCGCGACGATTCGATGATCGGCGGGGGCGCCGCGGCCCTGGAGATCGTCATCCCCCGGGCAGACGTCGCCGTCGTGCTCGCGGCCATGTCCGACGAGTCCGCCCTCTCGGTCGTGCCGGCCGTCGGAGGCGCACGATGA
- a CDS encoding P-loop NTPase: MKVLVAVDEPRGADLADQLAAEDIEVVAVVAADALALAGEDAAYGSDARITAVALREVEAVILQADRRTMTAAAVALCDRQGVRIVALCARDADRPLVDAYGVSSILTLTDPGWRIAEALTMAGLTRGSASASAAADEPGAEPGRPSPRVIAVWGPAGSPGRSTVAVELALELARGGRRVALVDADAHAPALALALGLADEGPGFAAACRHAGRGELTTAELERISTPLGQTGVRVLTGINRPSRWPELSHARVAAALEACRSWVEFTVVDVSSSLERDEEIVSDLDGPRRNAATLAALDVADQVVAVAAADPVGIARFLRGYTELRATVGSTPVAVLANRLRPGALGIDARGQVRRTLDRFAGIRDVWFVPYDARSADAALLAGRPIAEVAPRSPFAAAMRRFVGETLAPPAPGVSRREQRERSIRPARGRRERAVRGDDRASERPHDHRAQRRGAVAVPKAR; this comes from the coding sequence ATGAAGGTGCTCGTCGCCGTCGATGAACCGCGCGGGGCGGATCTCGCCGACCAGCTCGCGGCGGAGGACATCGAGGTCGTGGCGGTCGTCGCCGCCGATGCGTTGGCCCTCGCCGGGGAGGATGCCGCCTACGGCAGCGATGCCCGCATCACCGCGGTGGCGCTCCGCGAGGTGGAGGCGGTCATCCTGCAGGCCGATCGGCGGACCATGACCGCTGCCGCGGTGGCGCTCTGCGATCGTCAGGGCGTCCGCATCGTGGCGTTGTGCGCGCGGGACGCCGACCGGCCCCTCGTCGACGCGTACGGAGTGTCGTCGATCCTGACGCTGACCGACCCCGGCTGGCGGATCGCCGAGGCGCTCACCATGGCCGGCCTGACACGCGGCAGCGCCTCTGCCTCGGCCGCCGCCGACGAACCGGGCGCGGAGCCCGGGCGTCCGTCGCCCCGAGTCATCGCCGTGTGGGGTCCCGCCGGGTCGCCGGGTCGATCCACGGTCGCCGTCGAGCTCGCGCTCGAACTGGCCCGCGGCGGACGACGCGTCGCCCTCGTGGATGCCGACGCGCACGCCCCCGCTCTCGCTCTCGCCCTGGGTCTCGCCGACGAAGGACCCGGCTTCGCCGCGGCCTGTCGTCACGCGGGGCGCGGCGAGCTGACCACCGCCGAACTCGAACGCATCAGCACCCCGCTGGGTCAGACCGGCGTGCGCGTTCTCACCGGGATCAACCGCCCGTCGCGGTGGCCCGAGCTCTCGCACGCCCGCGTGGCGGCTGCGCTGGAGGCCTGCCGCAGCTGGGTGGAGTTCACCGTCGTCGACGTCTCGTCGTCGCTCGAGCGCGACGAAGAGATCGTCAGCGACCTCGACGGGCCGCGCCGCAATGCCGCGACGCTTGCGGCGCTCGACGTCGCCGACCAGGTCGTCGCGGTCGCGGCGGCAGACCCCGTCGGTATCGCCCGTTTCCTCCGCGGCTACACCGAACTGCGCGCGACCGTCGGGTCGACTCCCGTCGCCGTGCTCGCGAACCGCCTTCGGCCGGGAGCCCTCGGCATCGACGCGCGGGGCCAGGTGCGCCGCACCCTCGACCGGTTCGCCGGCATCCGCGACGTGTGGTTCGTCCCCTACGACGCCCGCTCCGCCGATGCGGCCCTCCTCGCCGGGCGACCCATCGCCGAGGTCGCGCCGCGCTCGCCGTTCGCGGCGGCGATGCGACGGTTCGTGGGCGAGACCCTCGCGCCGCCGGCACCCGGCGTTTCGCGGCGCGAGCAGCGCGAGAGGAGCATCCGCCCGGCTCGCGGCAGACGTGAACGCGCCGTGCGCGGAGACGACCGGGCTTCCGAGCGGCCGCATGACCACCGGGCGCAGCGCCGCGGAGCGGTCGCCGTCCCGAAAGCGCGCTGA
- a CDS encoding PAS domain-containing sensor histidine kinase has translation MSTLSDLVYAQGRSRSEEVEWLHRLAGDGQLLADLAFADIVIWVPTADDSFVAVAHTRPSGAATLFYRDIVSDRVRPQWATQVRDAFVSGRIVDSASPDWFEETPTRVRAVPIVRRSGETVETVGVLTRHTNLGETRTPSRQQITFNDCADDLFGMIASGEFPDLSTPTAPRRGAPRASDGLIRIDPAGVVTFASPNALSAFNRMGFDDELEGESLVEVTTRILTTRREFDESLPLVVTGRAPWRADIEAQGVTVSLRTIPLRDRGTRIGAIVLCRDVTELRHQEQELITKDATIREIHHRVKNNLQTVASLLRIQARRSHSDEAREALTQAMRRVSAIAVVHDTLSEGLTQSVDFDDVFARVLKLVAEVAAAAPNTRARTRSTGRFGTLPSAYATPLALALTELVTNAVEHGLAGREGDVEILADRTDERLEVRVRDNGVGLPEGLVGRGLGTQIVRTLIQGELGGTIDWHTLVGSGTEVTIEIPLRYIERMQG, from the coding sequence GTGTCGACGCTCAGTGATCTCGTGTACGCGCAGGGCCGCTCCCGGTCGGAGGAGGTCGAGTGGCTCCACCGCCTCGCGGGCGACGGGCAGCTCTTGGCCGACCTGGCCTTCGCCGACATCGTGATCTGGGTGCCCACCGCCGACGATTCGTTCGTCGCGGTGGCGCACACGAGGCCCAGCGGCGCGGCGACGCTGTTCTACCGCGACATCGTCAGCGACCGGGTCCGCCCCCAGTGGGCGACCCAGGTGCGCGATGCCTTCGTCTCGGGCCGCATCGTCGACTCCGCCTCACCGGACTGGTTCGAAGAGACGCCCACCCGCGTGCGGGCCGTACCGATCGTGCGTCGAAGCGGAGAGACGGTCGAGACGGTCGGCGTGCTCACCCGCCACACCAACCTCGGCGAGACACGCACACCGTCCAGGCAGCAGATCACCTTCAACGACTGCGCCGACGATCTGTTCGGCATGATCGCCTCGGGCGAGTTCCCCGACCTGTCGACGCCCACCGCGCCGCGGCGCGGCGCGCCCCGCGCGTCGGACGGGCTCATCCGCATCGACCCCGCGGGCGTCGTCACCTTCGCCAGCCCCAACGCGCTGTCGGCCTTCAACCGGATGGGCTTCGACGACGAGCTCGAGGGCGAGTCGCTGGTGGAGGTCACCACCCGCATCCTCACGACGCGACGCGAGTTCGACGAGTCGCTGCCCCTGGTGGTGACCGGGCGGGCACCGTGGCGCGCCGACATCGAGGCGCAGGGGGTCACGGTGTCGCTGCGGACCATCCCGCTCCGCGATCGCGGCACGCGCATCGGCGCGATCGTGCTGTGCCGCGACGTCACCGAGCTCCGCCATCAGGAGCAGGAGCTCATCACCAAGGACGCCACGATCCGCGAGATCCACCACCGGGTGAAGAACAACCTGCAGACGGTGGCTTCGCTGCTGCGGATCCAGGCGCGGCGCTCGCATTCCGATGAGGCGCGCGAGGCGCTCACGCAGGCCATGCGCCGGGTGTCGGCGATCGCGGTCGTCCACGACACCCTGTCGGAGGGACTCACCCAGAGCGTGGACTTCGACGACGTGTTCGCACGCGTGCTGAAGCTCGTCGCCGAGGTCGCCGCCGCCGCGCCCAACACCCGCGCGCGCACGCGCTCGACCGGTCGGTTCGGCACTCTGCCGAGCGCGTACGCGACCCCGCTCGCCCTCGCGCTGACCGAGCTCGTCACCAACGCGGTCGAGCACGGACTGGCGGGACGGGAGGGCGACGTGGAGATCCTCGCCGACCGCACCGATGAGCGGCTCGAAGTGCGGGTCCGCGACAACGGCGTGGGGCTGCCCGAGGGTCTGGTCGGGCGCGGGCTCGGGACGCAGATCGTGCGCACGCTCATCCAGGGCGAACTCGGGGGCACGATCGACTGGCACACGCTGGTCGGCAGCGGCACCGAGGTCACGATCGAGATCCCCCTGCGCTACATCGAGCGGATGCAGGGCTGA
- a CDS encoding WhiB family transcriptional regulator — MDWRDKAACLTVDPELFFPVGNTGPAVDQIEKAKSVCARCTVTETCLQYALESGQDSGVWGGLSEDERRALKRRAARARRAS; from the coding sequence ATGGATTGGCGCGACAAGGCCGCCTGCCTCACCGTCGACCCCGAGCTGTTCTTCCCCGTCGGGAACACCGGGCCTGCCGTCGACCAGATCGAGAAGGCGAAGTCGGTCTGCGCCCGGTGCACCGTCACCGAGACGTGCCTGCAGTACGCCCTCGAGAGCGGCCAGGACTCCGGCGTCTGGGGCGGACTGTCCGAAGATGAGCGTCGCGCCCTGAAGCGCCGCGCCGCGCGCGCCCGTCGCGCGAGCTGA
- a CDS encoding histidine kinase, with the protein MRDIIAHRIAGFLLALEGIGLLILVGWQVVALVGGDTGILTTALALLVLTVAGAAIVLAFAAATWRRVSWGRSGGIVTQLLILAVALGAATGAYAQPFSALLLAAPALVVLATLIWATRTSAPREASDEDAGTEA; encoded by the coding sequence ATGCGCGACATCATCGCCCACCGGATCGCCGGATTCCTGTTGGCTCTCGAGGGCATCGGGCTGCTGATCCTCGTCGGGTGGCAGGTGGTCGCGCTGGTGGGCGGCGACACCGGCATCCTGACGACCGCGCTCGCTCTCCTCGTGCTCACCGTCGCCGGTGCAGCGATCGTCCTCGCCTTCGCCGCGGCCACCTGGCGACGGGTGTCGTGGGGGCGATCGGGAGGGATCGTCACTCAGCTGCTCATCCTCGCCGTCGCGCTGGGGGCGGCGACGGGCGCCTACGCGCAGCCGTTCTCGGCGCTGCTGCTCGCGGCGCCGGCCCTGGTGGTCCTCGCCACCCTCATCTGGGCGACGCGCACCTCGGCGCCTCGAGAAGCCTCCGACGAGGACGCGGGCACCGAGGCCTGA
- the bcp gene encoding thioredoxin-dependent thiol peroxidase, which yields MTRLEPGDPAPDFTLDDQDSTRVSLADFRGTGVVLFFYPAAMTPGCTTEACDFRDSLAPLQAAGYAVLGISRDDPATLQKFRERDGLTYPLLSDPDHAVHDAYGAWGEKTNYGKTVQGVIRSTFVIDADGRIAHALYNVKATGHVARVRSILGLAA from the coding sequence ATGACGCGTCTGGAACCCGGAGACCCCGCCCCCGATTTCACCCTCGACGACCAGGACTCCACGCGGGTCTCGCTCGCCGACTTCCGCGGCACCGGTGTGGTGCTCTTCTTCTACCCCGCCGCGATGACACCCGGCTGCACCACCGAGGCATGCGACTTCCGCGACTCGCTCGCCCCGCTCCAGGCCGCCGGCTACGCCGTGCTCGGCATCTCCCGCGATGACCCGGCGACGCTCCAGAAGTTCCGCGAGCGCGACGGTCTGACCTACCCGCTCCTCAGCGATCCCGATCACGCGGTGCACGACGCCTATGGCGCGTGGGGCGAGAAGACCAACTACGGCAAGACGGTCCAGGGCGTCATCCGCTCGACCTTCGTGATCGACGCCGACGGACGCATCGCGCACGCCCTCTACAACGTCAAGGCCACCGGCCACGTCGCCCGGGTGCGGAGCATCCTGGGCCTCGCCGCCTGA
- the rsgA gene encoding ribosome small subunit-dependent GTPase A, which produces MSWLDDTDDDDDLDFDEADVRVRPNPKANRPRTKRRPAHADAQIGRVLGVDRGRYAVLVDEDGDDEHEIIAMRARELRKVAIVTGDRARLVGDTSGDEGTLARIVGIEERSSLLRRSADDTDQVERVIVANADQMLVVVAAADPEPRERLVDRYLVAALDAGIRPLLVVTKTDLADPADFLSHFEGLELDVFTSARGEMPVERIGASLAGHATVFVGHSGVGKSTLVNALVPDARRATGHVNEVTGRGRHTSSSTVSLRYRGASGSGWVIDTPGVRSFGLGHVDPANILRAFTELAEVAEDCPRGCTHLPDAPDCALVEAAAEGRLGPTGPARLDSLQRLLSTFADRGDRAATRHPARPRLEL; this is translated from the coding sequence GTGAGCTGGCTGGACGACACCGACGATGACGACGACCTCGACTTCGACGAGGCCGATGTGCGCGTCCGGCCGAATCCGAAAGCCAACCGTCCGCGGACCAAGCGCCGCCCGGCGCACGCCGACGCTCAGATCGGTCGCGTTCTCGGTGTCGACCGGGGTCGGTACGCCGTCCTCGTCGATGAGGACGGCGACGACGAGCACGAGATCATCGCGATGCGGGCACGTGAGCTGCGGAAGGTCGCCATCGTCACGGGCGACCGCGCGCGGCTCGTGGGCGACACCTCCGGCGACGAGGGCACCCTCGCGCGGATCGTCGGCATCGAAGAGCGCTCCTCGCTCCTTCGCCGCAGTGCCGACGACACCGATCAGGTCGAGCGGGTCATCGTGGCCAACGCCGACCAGATGCTCGTCGTCGTCGCGGCGGCGGATCCCGAGCCGCGGGAACGGCTGGTCGACCGGTACCTGGTCGCGGCGTTGGACGCCGGGATCCGCCCGCTCCTCGTCGTGACCAAGACCGACCTCGCCGACCCCGCCGACTTCCTCAGCCACTTCGAGGGACTCGAGCTCGACGTGTTCACCAGCGCGCGGGGTGAGATGCCGGTCGAGCGCATCGGCGCGTCACTCGCGGGGCACGCCACGGTGTTCGTGGGGCACTCCGGCGTCGGCAAGTCGACCCTGGTGAACGCCCTCGTCCCCGACGCGCGCCGGGCCACCGGACATGTCAACGAGGTCACCGGCCGTGGGCGTCACACCTCCAGCTCGACGGTGTCGCTGCGCTACCGCGGGGCGTCGGGATCGGGGTGGGTGATCGACACCCCCGGCGTCCGCTCCTTCGGTCTCGGTCACGTCGATCCCGCGAACATCCTGCGCGCCTTCACCGAGCTCGCCGAGGTCGCCGAGGACTGCCCGCGGGGATGCACGCACCTGCCCGACGCCCCGGACTGCGCCCTCGTCGAGGCAGCCGCGGAGGGGCGGTTGGGTCCGACCGGACCTGCGCGGCTCGACTCGCTGCAGCGGCTTCTCTCGACCTTCGCCGACCGTGGCGATCGTGCCGCGACGCGGCATCCCGCTCGCCCTAGGCTGGAGTTATGA